From one Dermacentor andersoni chromosome 1, qqDerAnde1_hic_scaffold, whole genome shotgun sequence genomic stretch:
- the RfC4 gene encoding replication factor C subunit 2 — protein MAETMEIDVGDSQKKKDCIPWVEKYRPAKFTEIVGNDETIARLEVFSREGNVPNVILSGPPGVGKTTTILCLARILLGPAFREAVLELNASNDRGIDVVRNKIKMFAQKKVTLPPGKHKVIILDEADSMTEGAQQALRRTMEIYSKTTRFALACNTSDKIIEPIQSRCAVVRFSRLTDAQVLAKLLDICQRENASYSEDGLEALVFTAQGDMRQAINNLQSTVVGFGHVNSQNVFKVCDEPHPEQIKDMLQYCVDGQLDNAYKIMLHMWKLGYAAEDIIVNIFRVCKSHDIREDIKLEFIKEIGYTQMRTLQGVHSLLQMAGLLSRLCLKSRLCKSD, from the coding sequence ATGGCAGAGACCATGGAAATCGACGTGGGAGacagccagaaaaagaaagactgcaTTCCCTGGGTGGAAAAGTACCGGCCTGCGAAGTTCACCGAAATCGTAGGCAACGATGAGACTATCGCAAGGTTGGAAGTTTTCTCACGGGAAGGCAACGTACCCAACGTAATCTTGTCCGGCCCTCCCGGTGTGGGCAAAACGACAACAATCCTCTGCTTGGCGCGGATCCTCCTCGGGCCCGCATTTCGTGAGGCCGTGCTGGAGCTGAACGCCTCTAACGATAGAGGCATCGATGTTGTCCGAAATAAGATCAAGATGTTTGCTCAGAAGAAGGTGACGCTGCCACCAGGGAAGCACAAAGTAATTATTCTCGACGAAGCAGACAGCATGACTGAGGGAGCGCAGCAAGCCTTGCGTCGCACGATGGAGATCTACTCAAAGACCACGCGATTTGCTCTTGCTTGCAACACTTCGGACAAAATCATTGAGCCAATTCAGTCCAGATGCGCCGTTGTACGCTTTAGCCGCTTGACGGATGCGCAGGTGCTTGCTAAGCTTCTGGACATATGCCAGCGTGAAAATGCCAGCTACTCAGAAGATGGTTTGGAAGCCCTTGTGTTCACTGCACAGGGCGACATGCGCCAGGCAATAAACAACCTCCAGTCGACGGTAGTGGGTTTCGGACACGTGAACAGCCAGAACGTTTTCAAGGTATGTGACGAACCACATCCAGAGCAGATCAAGGACATGCTGCAGTACTGCGTTGACGGTCAGCTAGACAATGCCTACAAGATCATGTTGCACATGTGGAAGCTTGGCTATGCCGCCGAGGACATCATTGTGAACATATTCCGTGTTTGCAAGAGCCACGACATTCGAGAAGACATTAAGCTGGAGTTCATCAAAGAAATAGGCTACACGCAAATGAGAACATTGCAAGGTGTTCACTCCTTGCTTCAGATGGCTGGCCTGCTTTCCCGACTGTGCTTGAAGAGTCGTCTGTGTAAATCCGACTGA